In the Helianthus annuus cultivar XRQ/B chromosome 11, HanXRQr2.0-SUNRISE, whole genome shotgun sequence genome, one interval contains:
- the LOC110888889 gene encoding protein ALP1-like, giving the protein MSRRLFLRIANDLANYDPFFTLRWDATGKRGFTTLQKCTSAIRQLAYGTSSDMWDEYLKMSDRTSRESLYHFCKGVVKLYSTKYLRRPTKNDIIKLYQAHESKHGFPGMLGSIDCMHWPWRNCPNAWRGQFTRGDHGHPTIILEAVASNDLWVWHAFFGVPGSNNDINVLGQSDVFNDIINGTGPDSRFSVSGVEYKHGYYLADGIYPTYTAIVKTIPYPEDEKRKKFAKCQESARKDVERLFGVLQQKWHIVANPARALELKTLRYCMYACILLHNMIIEDEGNAICEYDPNDIHENVVPVDEGQQESNMWALYNETTHNHLRSDLIEHVWQFGRVNNNE; this is encoded by the coding sequence ATGAGTCGTCGTCTTTTCTTACGTATAGCCAACGATTTGGCTAATTATGACCCATTTTTCACACTAAGATGGGATGCTACAGGTAAAAGGGGGTTTACCACTTTACAAAAGTGTACGTCGGCAATTCGCCAATTGGCTTACGGTACAAGTAGCGACATGTGGGATGAATATCTGAAGATGTCTGATAGAACTTCACGAGAGAGTTTGTATCATTTTTGCAAAGGGGTGGTCAAGCTATACAGCACGAAGTACTTACGAAGGCCAACAAAGAATGATATCATAAAGTTGTACCAGGCACACGAAAGTAAACATGGTTTTCCTGGAATGCTTGGTAGCATAGATTGTATGCATTGGCCTTGGCGTAATTGCCCTAATGCATGGCGAGGTCAATTTACTCGTGGTGATCATGGTCATCCCACAATAATTCTAGAAGCCGTGGCATCAAATGATCTTTGGGTTTGGCATGCTTTCTTTGGTGTTCCTGGTTCGAATAACGACATTAACGTTCTTGGTCAGTCAGATGTTTTCAATGATATCATTAATGGTACGGGGCCTGATTCTAGGTTTTCGGTTTCAGGAGTAGAATACAAGCACGGGTATTATCTAGCTGATGGAATATACCCAACATACACAGCGATTGTTAAAACTATACCGTATCCAGAAGATGAAAAAagaaagaagtttgcaaaatgtcAAGAATCTGCTAGGAAAGATGTTGAGCGTCTATTTGGGGTTCTACAACAAAAATGGCACATAGTTGCAAACCCAGCACGAGCACTTGAACTCAAAACATTGAGATATTGTATGTATGCTTGTATCTTGCTGCATAACATGATTATCGAAGACGAAGGTAACGCCATATGTGAATATGATCCTAACGACATTCATGAGAATGTTGTACCAGTTGATGAAGGGCAACAAGAATCTAACATGTGGGCGTTATACAACGAGACTACGCATAACCATCTTCGTTCGGATTTGATTGAACATGTTTGGCAATTTGGTCGGGTTAACAACAACGAGTAG
- the LOC110888890 gene encoding glutathione S-transferase T3-like — protein sequence MDPSNPNNTNNPPQTPWTPPIDPMWATPQFSFTSYNQVPNAFNQLPQTPTPNTFTQLSQTPNPNAFTQLPQTPQPTSLFQLQQIQFQQQYQQQLKTLQQSQSRPIHTKVQSQPTPDTPSLDDLDDIAVVPETQPQSSKKTSTKKRSTRPEQENLTTGRGQTWTSIEELALARAWTNTSTCPIVGNNQKSGSFWKEVCNKFHALMQKEPYREVNSMSSKYREMNKKISAFCGYYNNAHSNRPSGASDETVFAIAMSKYHTKEGSAFTYVGAWEIFKNCPKWAPVPNEVARAKRCKTFESIEHSAGDSDVRYHININDEPEFDDEVMEIPELKRPNGRDKAKKEAAAKNKEMSTKNETPGETKVDKLMSKFTEFNEIQAARLKLKEKEMQEAADREDFKLMATNIDSLPEKDKEVLQKMKAKIAKKWSL from the exons ATGGATCCAAGCAACCCGAACAACACAAACAACCCGCCACAAACCCCGTGGACGCCACCCATTGATCCGATGTGGGCGACTCCACAATTTTCTTTTACAAGCTACAATCAAGTTCCTAATGCGTTCAACCAACTCCCTCAAACCCCGACTCCTAACACGTTCACGCAACTCTCTCAAACCCCGAATCCTAACGCGTTCACGCAACTTCCTCAAACCCCGCAACCTACTAGTTTATTTCAACTTCAACAAATCCAATTTCAACAACAATATCAGCAACAACTAAAAACGCTCCAACAAAGCCAAAGTCGGCCTATTCATACGAAAGTCCAATCGCAACCGACACCCGATACCCCTTCGTTAGACGATTTGGATGACATTGCCGTTGTACCCGAAACCCAACCTCAAAGTTCTAAGAAAACATCTACAAAAAAGCGTTCAACGAGGCCGGAACAAGAAAATTTAACCACCGGAAGAGGTCAAACTTGGACATCGATCGAAGAGTTGGCGTTGGCAAGGGCGTGGACCAATACGTCTACGTGTCCGATCGTAG GTAATAATCAAAAGTCTGGCAGTTTTTGGAAGGAGGTTTGCAACAAATTTCATGCTTTGATGCAAAAAGAACCGTACCGAGAAGTGAACTCAATGAGCTCAAAGTATCGAGAGATGAATAAGAAGATATCGGCGTTTTGTGGTTATTACAACAACGCTCATTCGAATCGGCCAAGTGGGGCGAGTGATGAAACGGTTTTTGCCATAGCTATGTCAAAATACCATACGAAAGAAGGTAGTGCGTTCACATATGTAGGGGCTTGGGAAATCTTTAAAAATTGTCCCAAGTGGGCGCCGGTTCCTAACGAGGTGGCAAGAGCAAAGAGGTGTAAGACATTCGAGTCGATAGAGCATAGTGCCGGTGATTCGGATGTGCGTTACCATATTAATATTAATGACGAACCCGAGTTTGACGATGAAGTGATGGAGATTCCGGAATTGAAGCGCCCAAATGGCAGAGACAAAGCAAAAAAGGAAGCAGCGGCCAAAAATAAAGAGATGTCGACAAAAAATGAAACTCCGGGTGAAACGAAGGTGGATAAGTTGATGAGCAAGTTCACCGAATTTAACGAAATACAAGCGGCGAGACttaagttgaaagaaaaagaaatgcAAGAAGCGGCCGATCGTGAAGACTTTAAGCTAATGGCAACAAACATCGACTCGCTCCCGGAAAAAGATAAAGAAGTGTTGCAAAAAATGAAGGCGAAAATTGCTAAAAAATGGAGTCTTTAA